DNA from Diachasmimorpha longicaudata isolate KC_UGA_2023 chromosome 17, iyDiaLong2, whole genome shotgun sequence:
GGCAAGTAGTGAAAAGATGAGGGTTAAGAGGGTTACGAGGGTATGGGGTACGGCAAAAGTGTATCTCATGGGAAAAGTGAAGACGATACGATACTCCATTGGGGAGTGGGAGAGGGTTTACAAAGCTTCTGGTACTTTCTATATGGTACAACCACCCCCATGGACATAATTCTATTCTGGTTGGGCATAATGAAATTATGCGAAAGGGGTAAAATGGTCTTCCGTTGGTGGTTTTTGAAAGTAATGGAGAGTGAGAAGGGGGGTGGGAATGGGGCGACGGGATAAGGTCCTTCTCTTGTCTGATAATAAATGGAGGGACCTGTAATTACGTCAGTCATGCTGGCACGCGTATATAGCCTCATCCACCccacccccccctccctcacccctTTGCTCTTCCTCTAATCGCATGCCTAGGGATACGACGCGAGTCTCGTTAATTTCTGGCGTAACCCACGTTCTTGTGTTAACTCGAGGTGAATTGGTATTCTGGATGACCTGACGTTAGCTTGTCCACGACTTTATCTTCGTTATACTGAAGATTTGTTGATGATTTGTTTATTGACACCGTGAGATTCCTGCGGGTGATGATCGggtatttatttgaattttttcgcgGGGAAAAAATGGATCTGATGAAGATCTTCCGGAAATGGTGGGAAGATTCTTTGGAAAATGTGAATATCATCGTCCGGAAGATCCCTCGGAGAGAGGTCTTCTGTCTGTCGAAGATCTGTCCGAGATCTTCCGgtgaataatcgaaaaattgtgGGAAGATCTCGTTGGTGAaccgaaaaatttattggaagatcttcggaagacaGATGTTTAAGAAAATCGTCTTCTGAAGATCCTGCGAAGAATCTTTTATGGATATCGAGGGGATCTTCAGGTTTTTCTATGATTTTCCGGGGGAATTATGACAGATCAGGACGAGGTGATCATTTTTTAACGCGggatattttgaattttatgttggaaaatattctttgaTGATTTGATAATCGTGAATGTTGGAAGTTTGATGTTATGTTTGTTCTGTTGAACGATTTGCTGAAGTGAAGATAATGCAGTGCATCATTCTTTGTCGTAAGAACGATCTTATCTTCATTTTCTCGCGTAAATCTCATTTTAAATTaatgggcgtttcagcagcgaCGTTGAAAAGTTTTTTGACGGATAATGGTATTAAACTCTCTTCTTCAGGCGTAACCTAATATTTGATGAGTTTGAAGATTCTGAAGAGTTTGATGGTTGATCCTTCTTAAAAATTCACAGTGTCATTAAGACCAACCTTTGTCCCTCATTTCACTCTCCGTTTGATATTAAATTCCACTGAGACTACGAACTTCTAATTTTCGACataattttattccatattcCACCGCTGGATGGgatattttcatgttttttcatgTTATCCAGCAGTATTTTCCCCTGGTATTCTTTACAATGATATTTAACCCCCGATCCTcaggggaatattttttgggaCTGTTGTCTTTCAGGGAAAAGTCATTCCAATAATCCAATGACAGCGCTAGAATTTTACTCGAAATTTCCCCCCAAAAAGTCTCGCAGTTTTCTCTCCTCTTAACGCAAAAATAATATATCATAGATTTGAATAGTAAGACTTGAAAACTGTATTCGCTTCGATATAGTTTATTACCGACGTCGCGAATTTTTCCCCGAAAGTATGCGAAAGTCGTGAATCGTTGAGATCGGTATCACTTACCGAAGGGTTTAGGTTATCCAAGACCAAGAGCCGGTATAAATGTCCCCCACCGAGGGCCGTAAGTCATTTACAAATGCACTCTGCACTCCCTGGACAAGGGCTGATTCACCATATAGATTATCCTAATGCATATTAAATCCCAGGACAATCTGTCCCTGAGATCCTTGAATTCCATTCTGCTCCACATTCAATGTTTcatgaatttcattaaatattcttttccCTAAttgttttgataaaaaattttaatcgcaTTAGCCTATCGTACACGTGAGTTACTGGGAGTTTCTTGACCCTTCACTCTCAAcattaagataattttttcatccggggggaaaaataaaaattgtggatcCTTATCGAGAGGTGAAGACACTGAGAAAGGATCCCTATGGTCGTGGAATTTAATCGGTAGAGACAAAGTCCTTGGTGAGGCAGTAGCTCATTCCTGGGCTCCTTCCTTGGTCGAGTGCCGAGTGCACCCATGGGACGTTGTTTCTCGACGGGATGCCGGAGGAATCCCGATCGCAAAACGATATGGCAACTACGGAGGAGGCGACGTACCAATGAATATTCACAGTGTTCACTATCTTCAAGtgcttttggaattttttcgtcaGGATTTAACGAGTGATTGAGAATCGAGTGAAAATTGAATCggttttgattgatttttttcattatcgagATTAATTGGCGAATTTTCGGTGGGAGAGTCCATCAAAATTGCGGGGCATTGTTCAGGGGGAATGGCAGGACTCTCATTAGGACGATTTAGTCGCCAAATTTCGCGAAACGAGCGGACGACAGGCAGCGAAGGGGTAAACCGAGGCCACTTTTGACTAGTGAccagttttttatgaatatctcgaaatcggGGGGAGATAggactttttttattataaccgTTTTTGTGGGGGGAATTGAATACAACAATAAAGGTCATTACAAAATATCCCGTATCTGTCAaggattcggagatatcgggCAATAACTCCACTCAGAGATGAGTCAATTTAACTTGCTTTAACGCTTCGttaccaaatattttttatttcaaagatCAATTAATATagctttatttttaaaaatccttgaaaaaaaatgggagaccgagtaatatttttctgaaacgtttaaaatatcgaaaaaaattcaacgattaCCTCTCAACGTGTCAATCAAtcacttcatatttttttcattcatgaaaaaaaaaatcactttaaCAGGTGACCGTAATAGCCCTCGCTTTGAAACCGATATCCGAGTCTTCAGTTTCAATGGAACCCCATAAGGGCAATAGACCGTAAAAACTGTCAACAAGGCACCACAAAACGTGATCACCGACATTATCGTCCCCTCCAGGTGCTGTTATTTTCGGTTATTTTCCTAATGCCACTTCACCtggtaattaaatttgattttccatCGATCGATCAGAGAACGAGGGGAAGTGCTTGATTTGTAGACGTTAGTTAAACATGCATTAACTTGGGGGAGTGGTAAACAAGGGAAGCAGACAGGAGTATCAAATGAACGCCTGCGACACTAAGCCGATGCCACTAGAGAGGATTGCAGATTGCAACTGACACCTCTTCAGCTCCTGGCTTCAGGGTAGCCCTTGAGGTGTACAGATACAATGCAATTGTGAATTGTGCAGTTAAAGTCGTACGCAATCACATCAATTACTAATGTACCGTCAATCTAATCCGTTGCCAGCTCAATCCGCTCTATATCACTAACGAACTCTCCCCAATTATCGTAGACAAAGTTGGGTGGGATCTTCATTAATGTTTTAGTTCCAGTGAAGTTGAGGATCACTCGCTGACTTTTGCAGTGACAGCAGCAATCGTTGTTGCAGAAAATTGTTGGCCTTGGAATATTTatcgaaaatatttggaaagaTCTTTCACCGATTTCCCCACAAATATAACTGATTACTTTGGGTGATGTACAATTTGGGGTTCACTGGTGTCTATGACATATGAAGGTCATTCGAAAAAGTACGTGGAGTCAATGGGCGTGTAAGAGGCACCGGACAGGGCTTCGGCTTAGTCCAAGTATCATAATACTTGTAAGCCTTTGGACACATTAAGCCGGATCGGATCGTGACCCGTCTTGCGAGCTGAGACGTGTCGTTTCATCCAAAATACTGAATATATATACCGATATACTATCGCAAAACCCTAACGTGTCACACACGTCTATTTTCTTGTCAGTTTTAATCCCGTAAAAGATGTTAGAATCTTGgaaacatattttttcccGTCACGTCTGCCTTTTTTTTCTGGCTGGAAATTATTGCGTGGGATTATCTGATAAATTTCAtctccagatttttttcatctcgagtTTCTCCAGTGTAATTcgtctataaaaaattttaatcggtCATTAAGTATCTTGACTCTCTCTGCAAcgagaaataaattcattcaacaCTTTCGCATTtcgttttcaaaataattcagtACCGAAGGGGTAACGCAGGGTAAGTCACTGTGGGCTATCGATCAGTTTTtgagaaatatctcgaaatctaggagAGGTAGCAGAAATTTCATTgggaccttttttgtggggcGAATTGagttctacaacaaatgtaattacaaaaatttcgctgtctgtcttagattcggagatattgttAAAAAACTCGGCTCGGACACATGTCAACTTGTCTCCTTTTATCACTTCGCCTCTGAATtgtcaataaataatgaataatgaataatgacAGTCAGCTTGACAGGAAAAAATCATCCCCactgatattattattttttgtctgaCGATAAGTAGAAATCGACTTGAGatctaaaaatcatttgatttcCTCTCCTTCAACCCCAACAAATCTCCTAATGCACCAAGAATAATACGTACTTCAGTCTCACCTCGAcacaccattgaaaatggaAATCAATTCGCATAAGGTGTCAGGAGGAGATGGGTCGTGCTCTCGGAAACCGTTGATTGTGACATCAGACAGTGGGAGCGCATATGGGTGTCACTGGGGAGAGAATATGGGAATCGTAATGCTGGTACCGTCGCCTGTCTCCTTTCATGGGGTTTTATCCATTCATTTATCTCcacatatttttctttctcctctCCTCTTTTTAACGTCAAGACGAGAGCACCACTGAGTTAGTGGTGtagtgaggaaaaataaaggaaaaaaaaaatggggagagAAAGGGGAGGAGGAGAACGCGAAGTCATCCGTCATCGTTAGCGTTTCATTTGGTGACATCGCCAGGTCCTCGAGACCGGAAGCCACCAGCCACCGTAAAAGCTGTGTAAAGTCAATAAGTATACAAACAAACGTTTTATGGATCGTCAATAGTGTTCACATTCTAGCACTTCAATTCAGTTTAACTTTGCTGTCATTATAATTTCATGTGTCATATCCTCTAGAGTTTCCAActgaatttcattattatttaaataatttcccaGTTACGAACGTCAATGTACctctttagaattttttaagaattatttcggacgtttttttaaatttttttgaaagataTTCAcaagtcaattatttttttttaatttcttgacGTTTTTGGAGCCTTTTTTTGTCGTTTAAATTGTTTAGCTCTTGAATTTTCGATCATCGATTCCCTTCGGAcgctttttataaaaaattcaaatcctcCGACTGTATCTCAGCGTTCGCTTTTCCCAATTTTCAAATCACGATTATCGAAGTCCTAACTTTTACGAATTGCAATGGCATTCCGTTCCAAATGGCGCATGCGCCAGTTCCGCTACTTTCTTCAATTCCACCTTCGGTTTTTAACGTCCCGCTTCGAATTGGAAATTCGTCCCAGGTGTTTCAAACTCTTTGGTTACAAAGCGTAATTgaaacaaatttattcaaatatgcAAATGCCTTTGGTTTATTCATATTCGTTTTTGGGGACAATGGAAGTGTTCCAGGAAATCACAGAAAAGCACGTAGATTCAGTCACTTCtagctacattttttttcatatccattttcgatgaataattttgattgtcTTGCGTCCAATGATTATATAGCGCCCACTTAACTTATTGAATAGTAATAACGCTCATGTATAGCGCAAGCCCTCAGTGCATTCCTCATTAAAATCCAAATCCCGTCGCGATAATTATTTCACAAGTGGCGCGTTGGCTTCTAGCTTACGCCTCCTCGCTGTTACTCAAAAGATAACTCTTTATCAGGGTAAATAACCTCAAATGCTGTCATAAGGTTTCAGCGATAACAACAATCATCATAATCCCTCCAACCGCTTCCGATAATTCCTCGCAAATAACTACctgcattgaaaaaattctagcaaatgttttttaaaaatcgtcaGAACAATCGTCGAAGGATCTTCGGAACATCTCATTGACGATCCGACGAGATTCATTCGAAGATCTTCAGGCGACAATTTTTGTTGTGTTtaatcttcagaaaaaaaaatattattttccaaaaaatcttTTTGCATCATCAGGGATTCTCGAGGATctttggcaatttttttacgCTATAATCAATTCCTCAATCATCGATACTGCATTGGATCTAGAAAATCCCCCAACGAGTCCTCCCCCATTAATCCCCAAAACTTACAACAACAAACCGAGGACTCGCCGCTGTTATCGAGTCCCAActccgcgattttctcagaaaaaaaaatctacaattCAAAAATCTCTCAATCTTCTTTCCTCGTAATACCGTGAAATGGCATTTCATGAATTCAATCCGATTCCCGTTACTCCCTTATCCCCCCCGAAAAGGTTTAAAACTGTCATATTGCGTAATAGGTCGGTTCCATTGACCCCACCATTTCCCTTTTGTTGCCTCTCCACTACTTCACCATCTCATTCCCCTACTCCACCAAGAAAGATCGAACACCAAGTGTACCATGAAAACTCAGTGAAACGACTCGGTTTCTCGAAGTGCATCGTAACTTGGTAATACTTTTAAGGCGTGCAATGAGAAAAAGCCAGCATTTCGCTCTCCAATCTCCTCCCCCgtcattttcttattttttttttacgtccaCCAGTGAGTGAACCCGCCCGGGGACTCATACCAATCACAGATTAGAATGGCAAACACGATCAATATCGATAAATACAGTCGATGATGAATTGAATTCAACCGGAGGCTCTTACTAACACACTTTCATTCTCCTTTCGCACATTGGCGATCGTTAGTCTCcgtcgagataaaaaaaatcgaacgagCTTAAAAAATCCGCTAAATGCCGTCGGGATATCAATATTAATAACCGACGATGACGTTGACGTTCGATGCACACTGTGAACTGCGCCGATTTCGAtctaaaaatgaatggatCCTCGGGGGGAGGgaataaaatcgaaaatgTGAAAGTCACTTCATGGCCCGATGCGAATGAATCGGAGATAAAAGGAAAAGAGGtcctttttttaaaaataaaagcaaAGTTGTTCGTCAGTAATTTATTTCGAGATAAGGTGACTTATCTCTGGGTCGAGTTTTTTAGCAATATCTCCGCATCTACCAGAGATATGCGATTTTATgtaatgacatttgttgtagcgcTCGATTCGCTtcacaaaaaatgtcataataaattattttctatctCCTCTAGAATTCGAGATAATCATCAAAAACAGGGCAACAACCAAGGCCGGCTTATCGCGgcttaccacttcgctactgagtTACTTGTTCTACTTAAATATATTTACTTTTTCTGCTATTGGATTCCCCATGAATGAACTTATCTGCACAGATTTGATTAAACCCAAAGCTGATATTTATTTGAGGAATTAAATGAAACTGATCTTCAACTGTAACGTGACAACtcgaattttcattcctcGCAGACGTATGATTAAGTAAATATTCTGCTTACGATGCGAAATTAATTACTGGAGTCCACAACTGTACGTATAAAAATATAAGTGATATATTACCTAGTGTCTATATACCATAAAAATGTCATATATTTACTCTCTAGTCTCCCCCAAAAATAATAGTGATAAAGCTGCGATTGACCAAAATCCAGGAGCAACAGACGAGCCCCCAAGACTTCAAGGCTGAAGAAACGAAAATAGCTGGAGTAACCAGTTTGAAGTATCAATATGCTGATCTTGCTTTCTCACTCTATCGTCCTCACACCGTTGACATTCCGCTAGCCATGCTGTGTAAATATTAACCAGCTTCTTCGTATGTATtccgtatattttttttcatttttattgccccctttttctctctttctcactcCTCGATGATATTCGGTCGTTCCCGCCCACTGGAGAAGATATGAAAAGAGCGTCAACCAACTTCGGGGCGAACTCTGTATGAGAGATAACGTGTCAAGCGATTCGTGATGCCAACGACACTCGTTGCGTTCAGTGACGTGAATTCCCCGATGAGTGACGGATAGATCAATTGCGTAATCACTGGATTTGTTATGGTATTGAGATTATCGGCTTTGTGTGACACAAGTGACGTAGAATTAGAAAATTGATTGGATAGCGTTCGCTGAGGATGCGATAAATGTATCGAGTTCCATAAGTTTCTTCCTTTCAGATGTTTTATCGCTTGTTTCATGATAAATTTCCTATCacattttttggattttaattGCGCTAATGAATGCAACGAGAGGGGCCTTGACATCGATAGAAATATTACTGATTATTGGAAGGAGCTTGTAATGATTGGGTTTATGTTCATCGTAGGCTAATCATGACACAGACTGAGACGCCTGTTGCTTCTGACTGATCTATGAGCCAAGTTGAGAGGATAAAATTGCATAACGAGAAATTAAAATGGgtaagaaattaaattaatctcaTTACGTTATTTTTCTCAGATATTTCTGTCTCATCGTCTTTCCTTTCccgtaattattcaataattcaaaattattccgcGTGTCAGTCATGCAACTGATACCATTTTTCATAACCgatggaaattttaatttctaatCTTCGCATGAGCGTTGCCTTTTCCTTCCAAAGAAaaccaaaattttccaattttctcattcaattCTATCCCTGTTCACCGATTAAAATAGACATTCAAATGTGATTATCTCTTTTATTACAGCTGGATACGTTAGATTTGCATTTGCTGTGATGCTATGCATCGCAAATATGATAATCTACGGTTTAAAAGTCAACATATCAACCACGATAATAGGAATGGTAAAGCCGAGAAATACAACTGATGGAATTAACGTTGTCCATCCCTGCGAAGATTTTACAAACGCAGATTATAAAAATGGGACTGCTGGACCCGATATTCATGGCCCTTACGATTGGACAACCGTTCAACAAGGGCTCGTGGTTAGTCTGTACTTTGCTGGTTACATGGTTGGCATGTTCCCAGCGGGATACTTTGCCGATAGGTTTGTACCCAGTTCATCAACCCTACCATCGACCCTCCAACGTGAAATCAGACAATACAACATGTTCATTATCACCAAATAACTGTCCCCAATGCCCTGattttattcaccaaaaatcaTTGACTCATCTGATTCATCGTTGATCAACAAATCGATAATGTTATCCTCACTGTCCTCAGGTTCAATACAAAGTACGTTCTACTCACTTCAGTCCTTCTGAATTCCCTGTTTACACTGATGGTACCAGTGGCGTCTGAGTCCCTCGGTGTTCTCCTCTTCCTGAGATTCATGACCGGTTTGGTGAGTGCAGCTAATCTACCGGTTGTCAATGTACTCGTTGGTAAATGGGTCGTCTACGAGGAGAAAAGCACGTGGGTTGCCATCATCAATGCTGGCACATCAATTGGCACTGTCATCTCCATTTTCACGTCTGGTAATATCATGAAAGACATCGGCTGGAAATCGGTATTCTATATTCATGGAACCCTTCCTCTTATTTGGTGCGgtgtttttgcatttttcttcGCTGATAATCCCGAGACACAGAAAATTATCAGTGAATCGGAGAGGGAACTCATTGTCAATTCTTATGGGCATCGAAAACCTCAGACGGGGAAGAGCGATGTACCTTGGAGGGAGATTTTTACATCGAAACCATTTTGGACACTTGTCGCTACCAATACACTGGGTAATTTCAACTGGTACTTCATGTTGACGCAGCTGCCACTTTACATGAATAAAGTGCTGAGATTTAACATCCAGAGTGTGagtatttcaaaattatttgatcGATAAACTcgtaatcaataaattaatatctgAGGATGCCAAAGAAGTTGGAAATTGTGGCATCAGACAGCGAGAAAACTGTCTGATAACAAATTTATCACAACAACTTTTCAAGACAGGAAAAAATCTATCGAGATAAGAacttcatctctctctctctccctcatctcattaattatcaaaaaaatcgtTGGAAGACCATCAGAATGAGATGACGtcttatcaattaattaactcaATTGTTTCAGAATGTCGCCATTAGTTGCTCTCCATATTTGATTAATGCTGTGACAAACCCTCTGCTCGGTAGAATACTCGATTGGGGAAGGAAGAAGGGCTTTTGGTCACAGACGAACGGACGAAAAATAGCAGTTGGTGTCAGTGAGTATCTAAATACTTAATCAACATTCAATAACTGGTCAATCAATTTGATTTAATCATTCGTGTCAAGGCTGCATTCCTCCCAGTATTCTCATGCTTGCAATTGCATACTCCGGCTGCGAAAGAATTGGGGCATCAATAATGCTGGTGATCAGTATTGTCATTTGTGGCGCCATATTTGTCGGTCACTTAACCAATCAGAATGATTTGGCGCCAAACTAC
Protein-coding regions in this window:
- the LOC135170449 gene encoding sialin-like, coding for MAGYVRFAFAVMLCIANMIIYGLKVNISTTIIGMVKPRNTTDGINVVHPCEDFTNADYKNGTAGPDIHGPYDWTTVQQGLVVSLYFAGYMVGMFPAGYFADRFNTKYVLLTSVLLNSLFTLMVPVASESLGVLLFLRFMTGLVSAANLPVVNVLVGKWVVYEEKSTWVAIINAGTSIGTVISIFTSGNIMKDIGWKSVFYIHGTLPLIWCGVFAFFFADNPETQKIISESERELIVNSYGHRKPQTGKSDVPWREIFTSKPFWTLVATNTLGNFNWYFMLTQLPLYMNKVLRFNIQSNVAISCSPYLINAVTNPLLGRILDWGRKKGFWSQTNGRKIAVGVSCIPPSILMLAIAYSGCERIGASIMLVISIVICGAIFVGHLTNQNDLAPNYAGILMGITNTPGTISAFILPALVGELNKNGHSFESWRYVFWLSIICQLAAFVIFTLFGSAKIQEWNYPKGSAERNAVRNGDQRDGAESRMI